A single genomic interval of Dysidea avara chromosome 6, odDysAvar1.4, whole genome shotgun sequence harbors:
- the LOC136259077 gene encoding short-chain collagen C4-like yields MKITVLFLTSFAVIYLIDAVEVTDEDINSPLVSFLLAKLQQLESKIMVRPNIRTTRQTTQKPTKPPVVADNKQCNCQPGVVTYVRWGNSTCPYGADTVYSGVVAGSDYQHEGGAADPLCLPPNPQYLKYQLGYQGHSRLYGAEYQIDRGSPINHAIDRNIPCALCQAYGRTNNIMIPSRYECPPGWNTEYYGYLMAGGWGHKAATQYTCIDKDLEMIPGSGSDINGKLFYNIEAYCGHFIPCSDKELTCVVCTK; encoded by the coding sequence ATGAAAATTACAGTTTTATTTCTGACATCTTTTGCTGTCATCTACCTAATTGATGCTGTGGAAGTCACTGATGAAGATATCAATTCTCCACTGGTCTCTTTCCTACTTGCTAAACTACAACAATTGGAATCAAAGATCATGGTTAGACCAAACATCAGGACCACTAGACAGACTACACAAAAGCCTACTAAACCACCTGTTGTTGCTGATAACAAACAGTGTAACTGTCAACCTGGTGTAGTCACCTATGTTAGATGGGGTAATTCAACTTGTCCCTATGGAGCAGATACCGTCTACTCTGGAGTTGTAGCTGGCTCTGATTATCAACATGAAGGAGGTGCAGCTGATCCACTGTGTTTACCTCCTAATCCTCAATATTTGAAGTATCAATTAGGTTATCAAGGACATTCAAGATTGTATGGAGCTGAATATCAGATAGACAGAGGTAGCCCAATTAATCATGCCATTGATCGTAATATTCCTTGTGCACTCTGCCAGGCTTACGGTCGTACTAACAACATAATGATCCCTTCTCGTTATGAGTGTCCTCCAGGATGGAATACTGAGTACTACGGCTACCTTATGGCTGGAGGGTGGGGCCACAAAGCAGCTACTCAATATACCTGCATAGATAAGGACTTAGAGATGATACCAGGTAGTGGAAGTGATATTAATGGGAAGCTCTTCTACAATATTGAAGCATATTGTGGTCATTTCATTCCTTGTAGTGATAAAGAACTcacttgtgtagtgtgtaccaagTAG